A portion of the Microlunatus phosphovorus NM-1 genome contains these proteins:
- a CDS encoding RecQ family ATP-dependent DNA helicase, whose translation MAADSTLALSSEDALRRVIAAMAGPEARPRDDQLRAVAELVDHRRRVLVVQATGWGKSAVYWAATTALRSQGAGPTLVVSPLLALMRDQIAAAERAGLRAATVNSTNIDEWDVVLANLSAGMIDVLLISPERLANPGFARRLPELLGSCGLLVIDEAHCVSDWGFDFRPDYQRLTRTLLALAPDTPVLATTATANQRVTVDVAAQLGDDTVTLRGSLARASLRLAVVPGLEPLERYAWVADALAQLPGSGIIYVLTVAESERVAGFLQSLGHDVAAYSGQTQNRAELEDRLRRNEVKALVATSALGMGYDKPDLAFCLHLGSPSSPVAYYQQVGRAGRALADATAVLVPSEADERIWDYFATAGIPVEAQVERILEVLSEEPQSLPAIETATGIRRGRLETVLKILAVDDAVVRQGSGWVATGNRWWFDEAKWSALRQVRAAEADLMRRYAHGEGCLMQFLQQALDDPDPAPCGRCSVCDGQLPPPGTRPDPGTVEAARRWFRVQDVVIEPRKMWVSGLPGKRGKINFLGEGRAMAYADDPAWSTVLAELWRQDTPAPPEVLDAVVEVLKRWSRSWQRPTAVVPMPSRRYPTLVRSVAEHLATIGRLPLVEALAVSGPPPTEDAASSVRAKDLLARTSLVPGVALSGPVLLVDDRIRTRWTVTVAGSLLAGAGADTVLPLVLHQLP comes from the coding sequence ATGGCAGCAGACAGCACGCTCGCACTGTCCAGTGAGGATGCACTTCGTCGGGTCATCGCCGCGATGGCGGGCCCCGAGGCGAGGCCCCGTGACGACCAGCTCCGCGCAGTCGCGGAGCTGGTCGACCATCGGCGCCGGGTGCTGGTGGTGCAGGCGACCGGTTGGGGCAAGTCGGCGGTCTACTGGGCCGCGACCACCGCGCTGCGTTCGCAGGGTGCGGGCCCGACCTTGGTGGTGTCACCGCTGCTCGCGCTGATGCGCGACCAGATCGCCGCCGCTGAGCGGGCGGGATTGCGTGCGGCCACAGTCAACTCGACCAACATCGACGAGTGGGACGTCGTGCTGGCCAACCTGTCGGCCGGGATGATCGATGTGCTGCTGATCTCGCCGGAGCGGTTGGCCAACCCTGGCTTCGCTCGGCGGCTGCCCGAGCTGCTGGGCTCCTGTGGCCTGCTGGTGATCGACGAGGCCCATTGCGTCTCGGACTGGGGCTTCGACTTCCGGCCGGACTACCAGCGACTGACCCGTACGCTGCTGGCGCTGGCGCCCGACACCCCGGTGCTGGCTACCACAGCTACTGCGAACCAGCGGGTCACTGTCGACGTCGCTGCTCAGCTCGGCGATGACACGGTCACGTTGCGCGGCTCGCTGGCTCGTGCGTCGCTGCGGCTCGCGGTGGTGCCCGGGCTGGAGCCACTGGAGAGGTACGCCTGGGTTGCCGACGCGCTCGCGCAACTCCCAGGTTCGGGAATCATCTACGTCCTCACCGTCGCTGAGTCCGAGCGGGTCGCCGGCTTCCTGCAGAGTCTGGGTCACGATGTCGCCGCCTACTCCGGCCAGACGCAGAACCGCGCCGAACTGGAGGATCGGCTGCGCCGTAACGAGGTCAAGGCGCTGGTCGCGACCTCGGCGCTGGGCATGGGCTATGACAAGCCGGACCTGGCGTTCTGCCTGCACCTGGGGTCGCCATCGTCGCCGGTGGCCTACTACCAGCAGGTCGGTCGCGCCGGTCGTGCGCTGGCTGACGCAACGGCCGTGCTGGTGCCCAGCGAGGCCGATGAGCGTATCTGGGACTACTTCGCGACCGCGGGCATCCCCGTCGAGGCCCAGGTGGAGCGGATCCTCGAGGTGCTGTCGGAAGAGCCTCAGTCGCTGCCGGCGATCGAGACCGCCACCGGGATCCGGCGTGGCCGGCTGGAGACCGTGCTGAAGATCCTGGCTGTCGACGACGCCGTGGTGCGGCAAGGCTCCGGTTGGGTCGCGACCGGTAATCGCTGGTGGTTCGACGAGGCCAAGTGGTCAGCGCTACGGCAGGTTCGGGCAGCCGAGGCCGATCTGATGCGGCGCTATGCGCACGGCGAAGGCTGTCTGATGCAGTTCCTGCAGCAGGCGCTGGACGACCCTGACCCAGCACCGTGCGGGCGGTGCTCGGTCTGCGACGGTCAGCTGCCGCCGCCAGGAACTCGTCCCGATCCGGGCACCGTCGAAGCGGCTCGTCGCTGGTTCCGCGTCCAGGATGTGGTCATCGAGCCGCGGAAGATGTGGGTCAGCGGGCTGCCCGGCAAGCGAGGCAAGATCAACTTCCTGGGCGAGGGTCGGGCGATGGCGTACGCCGACGATCCCGCCTGGTCGACGGTTCTGGCCGAGCTGTGGCGACAGGACACGCCGGCGCCACCTGAAGTGCTGGACGCCGTGGTCGAGGTGCTCAAGCGATGGTCGCGAAGTTGGCAGCGACCGACCGCGGTGGTGCCGATGCCGTCCCGCCGCTATCCGACGCTGGTTCGGTCGGTGGCCGAGCACCTCGCGACCATCGGGAGGTTGCCGCTGGTCGAGGCGCTGGCGGTGTCGGGCCCGCCGCCGACGGAGGATGCCGCGTCCAGCGTCCGGGCCAAAGACCTGCTGGCGCGTACGTCGCTGGTGCCGGGAGTGGCGCTGTCCGGGCCGGTCTTGTTGGTGGACGACCGGATCCGGACTCGGTGGACGGTGACCGTCGCCGGATCCTTGCTGGCTGGCGCCGGTGCTGACACTGTCCTGCCGCTGGTGCTGCATCAGCTCCCGTGA
- a CDS encoding NAD(P)-dependent alcohol dehydrogenase, producing the protein MKALRYSTVGQPPTIENIPVPEPVGGQVLLKVLAAGACHSDEFVMSQPVEVLGALGIGLPLTLGHEGVGEVAALGPAATGVEIGDQLAVFGGWGCGRCHTCATGAEQYCERAATLGIRPPGLGNQGSMAEYLLVDDARHLVPLDGLDPVIAAPLTDAALTPYHAIKPVLPKLVPGSTAVVIGVGGLGHLAIQLLRALSDCQVVALDIGADKLAFAKEMGAHHAFTSDDSAIEAVREVTGGKMATAVFDIVGIQPTCTLASRMVHFQSEIVVVGVGDGAVPVGFFTLPYNTVVRAPYWGTIPELHEVLALARSGTISVETETFALDDAATVYERMHARTLRGRAVVVPA; encoded by the coding sequence ATGAAGGCGCTGCGCTACAGCACGGTCGGACAGCCTCCGACCATCGAGAACATCCCGGTTCCCGAACCGGTCGGCGGACAGGTCCTGCTGAAGGTCCTGGCCGCGGGAGCGTGCCATTCCGACGAGTTCGTGATGAGCCAGCCGGTCGAGGTGCTCGGGGCACTGGGCATCGGGTTGCCACTGACGCTGGGCCACGAGGGTGTCGGCGAGGTCGCCGCACTCGGACCGGCCGCGACCGGGGTCGAGATCGGCGATCAGCTGGCGGTCTTCGGCGGCTGGGGATGCGGGCGCTGCCACACCTGCGCCACCGGTGCCGAGCAGTATTGCGAGCGGGCCGCGACGCTAGGCATTCGGCCGCCCGGGCTCGGCAACCAAGGATCGATGGCGGAGTACCTGCTGGTGGACGACGCCCGCCACCTGGTTCCGCTCGACGGGCTCGATCCGGTGATCGCGGCTCCGCTGACCGATGCTGCGCTGACCCCGTACCACGCGATCAAGCCGGTATTGCCCAAGCTGGTGCCCGGCAGCACGGCAGTGGTGATTGGTGTCGGCGGACTGGGGCACCTGGCGATCCAGTTGCTCCGGGCCCTCTCGGACTGCCAGGTGGTCGCGCTCGACATCGGCGCCGACAAACTGGCCTTCGCCAAAGAGATGGGCGCGCACCATGCGTTCACCTCCGACGACAGCGCGATCGAGGCCGTCCGCGAGGTCACGGGCGGGAAGATGGCGACCGCGGTGTTCGACATCGTCGGGATTCAGCCGACCTGCACACTGGCGTCGAGGATGGTCCACTTCCAGAGTGAGATCGTCGTCGTCGGGGTGGGGGACGGCGCGGTGCCCGTGGGGTTCTTCACGCTGCCGTACAACACCGTCGTCCGAGCTCCCTACTGGGGCACGATTCCCGAGCTGCACGAAGTGCTGGCCCTGGCTCGCTCGGGGACGATCTCGGTCGAGACGGAGACGTTCGCCCTCGACGACGCGGCGACGGTGTACGAGCGGATGCACGCCCGTACGCTCCGTGGCCGCGCCGTCGTGGTGCCTGCGTGA
- a CDS encoding MoaD/ThiS family protein, producing MTASVRIPTILRSYTGGVSEVPAEGSTLAEVLDSLESNHPGIRTRVLDDAGALRRFVNVYVGDDDVRFIGGLEATVADGAKVSIIPAVAGG from the coding sequence ATGACCGCCAGCGTCCGCATCCCCACGATCCTGCGCAGCTACACCGGCGGGGTGAGCGAGGTCCCGGCCGAGGGCAGCACCCTGGCCGAGGTGCTGGACTCCCTGGAGTCCAACCATCCGGGCATCCGGACCCGGGTGCTCGACGACGCCGGCGCGCTGCGTCGCTTCGTCAACGTGTACGTGGGCGACGACGACGTACGGTTCATCGGCGGGCTGGAGGCCACGGTGGCCGACGGGGCCAAGGTCTCGATCATCCCGGCCGTCGCCGGCGGCTGA
- the thrC gene encoding threonine synthase: MMTAVFSADPATGCRPGAFGNATHLICRACGAHSPLGPFYACMECFGPLEVGYAFPTITHAEIEAGPKSIWRYAPLLPVPADISTFRSTDPGFTRLVDARQLADDIGLRQLWVKDDTGNPTHSFKDRVVAVALSAARELGLQVLACPSTGNLANAVAAAAARAGIKSVVLVPENLEKQKILASAVYDTTLIAVHGSYDDVNKLASEIAAEEEGWAFVNVNVRPYYAEGSKTLAFEIAEQLGWRLPDQVVIPVASGSQLTKIDKGFAELIKLGLVEEKPYKIYGAQATGCSPVAHAYREGWDIVQPVKPNTIAKSLAIGNPADGPYVLDVVRRTGGAIADIDDDTVVANIQRLARTEGIFAETAGGVTVGVTAKLVADGLLDPDQETVLINSGDGLKTLDAVADRVGPKTTIPPRYEAFTEFWKARG, translated from the coding sequence ATGATGACCGCGGTCTTCTCGGCCGACCCCGCCACCGGCTGTCGTCCTGGTGCTTTCGGCAACGCTACCCACCTGATCTGTCGCGCCTGTGGTGCACATAGCCCGCTCGGCCCGTTCTATGCCTGCATGGAGTGTTTCGGCCCGCTCGAGGTCGGCTACGCCTTCCCGACCATCACCCATGCCGAGATCGAGGCCGGGCCCAAGTCGATCTGGCGGTACGCGCCGCTGCTCCCGGTGCCGGCCGACATTTCAACCTTCCGCTCCACCGACCCGGGCTTCACCAGGCTGGTCGATGCTCGGCAGTTGGCCGACGACATCGGCTTGCGTCAGCTGTGGGTCAAGGACGACACCGGCAACCCGACCCACTCGTTCAAGGATCGGGTCGTCGCCGTCGCATTGTCGGCGGCCCGCGAGCTCGGCCTGCAGGTGCTGGCCTGTCCCTCCACGGGAAACCTCGCCAACGCCGTCGCCGCGGCAGCTGCCCGGGCGGGTATCAAGAGTGTGGTTCTGGTGCCGGAGAACCTCGAGAAGCAGAAGATCCTCGCCTCGGCTGTCTACGACACCACGCTGATCGCCGTCCACGGCAGCTACGACGACGTGAACAAGCTGGCCAGCGAGATCGCCGCCGAGGAGGAGGGCTGGGCATTCGTCAACGTCAACGTCCGCCCCTACTACGCCGAGGGCTCCAAGACCTTGGCGTTCGAGATCGCCGAGCAGCTCGGCTGGCGGCTGCCCGACCAGGTGGTGATCCCAGTTGCCTCCGGTTCTCAGCTGACCAAGATCGACAAGGGCTTCGCGGAGTTGATCAAGCTCGGGCTGGTCGAGGAGAAGCCGTACAAGATCTACGGCGCTCAGGCCACCGGCTGTTCCCCGGTCGCCCATGCCTATCGCGAGGGCTGGGACATCGTGCAGCCGGTCAAGCCCAACACGATCGCCAAGTCGCTGGCCATCGGCAACCCGGCCGACGGACCGTACGTGCTGGATGTCGTCCGCCGCACCGGTGGTGCGATCGCCGACATCGATGACGACACCGTCGTAGCCAACATTCAGCGGCTCGCCCGGACCGAGGGCATCTTCGCCGAGACCGCCGGCGGAGTGACTGTTGGTGTCACCGCCAAGCTGGTTGCCGACGGGTTGCTCGATCCGGACCAGGAGACGGTGCTGATCAACTCCGGCGACGGTTTGAAGACCCTCGATGCAGTGGCCGATAGAGTCGGTCCGAAGACCACGATCCCGCCTCGCTACGAGGCGTTCACCGAATTCTGGAAGGCACGAGGCTGA
- a CDS encoding GNAT family N-acetyltransferase, giving the protein MPAYVEVLMEVLVRAAAAEDSEQVWPLAHDLATSYVVDPGAFTATFERLVERSDALLLVAVADGQVVGYLLAQQHHTFHANRSVVRVEEVMVSEVRRGRGVGRALMTKVEGWARDREAAYIALATRRAADFYATLGYEASATYFKLAL; this is encoded by the coding sequence ATGCCTGCGTATGTGGAGGTCTTGATGGAGGTGCTGGTCCGAGCCGCTGCCGCTGAGGACTCGGAGCAGGTCTGGCCGTTGGCACACGACTTGGCGACGTCCTACGTGGTCGATCCAGGTGCATTCACAGCGACCTTCGAGCGATTGGTCGAGAGATCGGACGCACTGCTGCTGGTGGCCGTGGCGGATGGTCAGGTCGTCGGCTACCTGCTGGCGCAGCAGCACCACACCTTCCATGCCAACAGATCGGTTGTTCGGGTCGAGGAGGTGATGGTGAGTGAGGTGCGTCGAGGCCGTGGTGTTGGTCGAGCGCTGATGACGAAGGTCGAGGGGTGGGCTCGCGATCGGGAAGCTGCCTACATCGCCTTGGCGACCCGTCGCGCCGCCGATTTCTACGCCACGCTCGGATATGAAGCCTCGGCGACGTACTTCAAGCTCGCGCTGTGA
- the istB gene encoding IS21-like element helper ATPase IstB, producing the protein MTATTTAAVPKAGAPLPPPLPADVEQLLRRMRLPHIRRAAPEVIATARAQRWEPVEVLRILLAEEVAGRERSALATRRTAAGFPTGKTFGGWDPQLSSIPAPTQQALRTLEWIGRRENLVVCGPSGTGKTFLLEALGQHAVEQGLRVAWFTLEDLGVLLRRHRADDTVTKAIARVLRADLIVVDDIGLLPVAADATEGLYRLVDAGYEKRSIAISSNLHPAAFDELMPKTLATATVDRLLHHAHICQTTGDSVRLTQALAGQGVNPLSS; encoded by the coding sequence ATGACCGCCACCACCACTGCCGCGGTCCCGAAAGCCGGGGCACCGCTACCGCCGCCGCTGCCGGCCGATGTCGAGCAGCTGCTGCGGCGGATGCGGCTGCCCCATATCCGCCGCGCCGCGCCGGAGGTGATCGCCACCGCCCGAGCACAACGCTGGGAACCGGTCGAGGTGCTGCGGATCCTGCTCGCCGAGGAAGTCGCCGGCCGGGAACGCTCCGCCCTGGCCACCCGCCGCACCGCGGCCGGGTTCCCCACCGGCAAGACCTTCGGCGGCTGGGACCCCCAGTTGTCGTCGATCCCAGCACCAACCCAGCAAGCGCTACGCACCCTGGAATGGATCGGCCGCCGCGAGAACCTCGTCGTCTGCGGACCGTCGGGCACCGGGAAGACGTTCCTGCTCGAAGCACTCGGCCAGCACGCCGTCGAACAAGGACTACGAGTCGCCTGGTTCACCCTGGAAGACCTCGGGGTGCTGCTGCGCCGGCACCGCGCCGACGACACCGTCACCAAAGCGATCGCCCGGGTGCTACGGGCCGACCTGATCGTGGTCGACGACATCGGGCTGCTCCCGGTCGCCGCCGACGCCACCGAGGGCCTCTACCGGCTGGTCGACGCCGGCTACGAGAAACGCTCCATCGCGATCTCGTCGAACCTGCACCCAGCAGCCTTCGACGAGCTCATGCCCAAGACCCTGGCCACCGCCACCGTCGACCGGCTCCTCCACCACGCCCACATCTGCCAGACCACCGGCGACTCGGTCCGCCTCACCCAAGCACTCGCCGGCCAGGGGGTGAACCCCTTGAGCAGCTGA
- the istA gene encoding IS21 family transposase, with protein sequence MKSAEEIMKILDAYDLTRSLRDAAELAGCSPNTVKRYVEARAAGGAVADGVVRPQLIDEFLPKLEELVERSRGKVRADVAHDKLVAMGYAGSERTTRRAVAEAKQAYRDGRLRVHRPWVPEPGMWLQYDYGQGPMVAGVATVLFCAWLAWSRFRVVLALRDKTLPSVFAALDQTFRLVGGVPTYVLTDNEKTVTTDHIAGIPVRNAQLVAWAAHYAVTVHTCVPADPASKGGSEASVRVSKADLVPTEANLLPEYASFAELRKACGVFQTGVNARPHRITRRPPVEMLAEERARLHPVAAVPYTVAFGTTRIVPANTPMVTFEGGQYSVPYRLAGPDGEPFGGTSLLGKTVWVRGYGVGGVDEQVVITYVDPARGPVEIARHDRTRPGSPRVDDSHFPPAPAGPLDRAPKAKNPAESAFLALGDGAVLWLREAAAAGTGKMRVKMAQAVDLSRLFDARDVDWALGHAAVHGRFAEADLASILDHHARHPRPDQPSAARRAGDQHSLAQGTLSWAQLGQPVTNSQVMTSSPVTSSQGVGR encoded by the coding sequence TTGAAGTCTGCCGAGGAGATCATGAAGATTTTGGATGCCTACGACCTGACCAGGTCGTTGCGTGATGCCGCCGAGCTGGCGGGGTGTTCGCCGAACACGGTGAAACGCTATGTGGAGGCCCGCGCCGCGGGTGGTGCGGTCGCCGACGGTGTGGTTCGGCCGCAGCTGATTGATGAGTTTTTGCCGAAGCTGGAGGAGCTGGTCGAGCGTTCCCGCGGGAAGGTCCGCGCGGATGTGGCCCATGACAAGCTGGTCGCGATGGGCTATGCCGGGTCGGAACGGACCACCCGACGCGCGGTCGCGGAGGCGAAGCAGGCCTACCGTGATGGCCGGTTACGGGTCCACCGGCCATGGGTCCCGGAGCCGGGGATGTGGCTGCAGTACGACTATGGGCAGGGCCCGATGGTCGCCGGGGTCGCCACGGTGTTGTTCTGCGCGTGGCTGGCCTGGTCCCGTTTCCGGGTCGTGCTGGCGTTGCGGGACAAGACGCTGCCGAGCGTGTTCGCCGCGTTGGACCAGACGTTCCGGCTGGTGGGTGGGGTGCCGACCTATGTGCTGACCGACAATGAGAAGACCGTCACCACCGACCACATCGCCGGGATCCCGGTCCGTAACGCGCAGCTGGTCGCGTGGGCGGCTCATTACGCGGTGACCGTGCACACCTGTGTGCCGGCGGATCCGGCGTCGAAGGGTGGCAGCGAGGCCAGTGTGCGGGTCAGCAAGGCTGATCTGGTGCCGACGGAGGCGAACCTGCTGCCCGAGTACGCCTCGTTCGCTGAGCTGCGGAAGGCCTGTGGAGTGTTCCAGACCGGAGTCAACGCCCGCCCGCACCGGATCACCCGGCGGCCACCGGTGGAGATGTTGGCCGAGGAACGGGCCCGGCTGCATCCGGTCGCCGCTGTCCCTTACACGGTGGCGTTCGGCACGACCCGGATCGTGCCGGCGAACACGCCGATGGTCACTTTCGAGGGCGGCCAGTACTCGGTGCCTTACCGGCTGGCCGGCCCCGATGGGGAGCCTTTCGGCGGGACCAGCCTGCTGGGCAAGACGGTGTGGGTCCGCGGCTATGGGGTCGGCGGAGTCGATGAGCAGGTCGTGATCACCTATGTCGACCCGGCCCGGGGGCCGGTCGAGATCGCCCGGCACGACCGCACCCGTCCCGGCAGCCCCCGGGTCGACGACAGCCATTTCCCGCCCGCCCCGGCCGGGCCGCTGGACCGGGCCCCGAAAGCGAAGAACCCGGCGGAGTCAGCGTTCCTCGCCCTCGGCGACGGGGCGGTGCTGTGGCTGCGCGAGGCAGCAGCTGCCGGCACGGGCAAGATGCGGGTCAAGATGGCCCAGGCCGTCGATCTGTCCCGCCTGTTCGACGCCCGCGACGTGGACTGGGCACTCGGCCACGCCGCCGTCCACGGCCGGTTCGCCGAGGCCGACCTGGCCTCCATCCTCGACCACCACGCCCGCCACCCCCGACCCGACCAGCCGTCGGCGGCGCGTCGTGCCGGCGACCAGCACTCCCTGGCCCAGGGCACCCTCAGCTGGGCACAACTCGGCCAACCCGTCACCAACAGCCAGGTGATGACCAGCAGCCCGGTGACCAGCAGTCAGGGGGTTGGCCGATGA
- a CDS encoding type IV toxin-antitoxin system AbiEi family antitoxin domain-containing protein, whose translation MSFGATSHQKLPTGRGRARDSSTDLETTRSNRPQRPHIPYMHPRIDPPDDLLALAATQAGVISAEQALSFGLSRASIKRFVDQKAWQRLTRGVFLLGVGEPPWLGLAWAGTLLGGAHSRIGFAAAGHLWGIVPEPPRTIHVLVPHASMLKPRGSWVFLRERSGVREQRSPGYPSRTTIEDTVLDLCADVGPAALIDLTTAAIQSQKTTASRLLACADNRSRLPNRELLINLLGDVAAGSESALELAYLRDVERRHQLPPAQRQHRSAKHRAVRDLRYDEFGVLIELDGRTHLPKRFRDMRRDNAALLGGEVTLRYGWSDVTERPCEVAWQVAALLTRCGWQGMPVRCSWCRNLPDL comes from the coding sequence GTGAGCTTCGGTGCGACCTCGCACCAAAAGTTACCCACAGGGCGGGGACGTGCCCGTGACTCATCCACAGACTTGGAAACGACCCGGTCGAATCGGCCCCAACGTCCACATATTCCCTACATGCACCCTCGAATCGACCCACCAGACGACCTTCTCGCCCTCGCTGCGACACAAGCGGGCGTCATCAGCGCCGAACAGGCGCTCAGCTTCGGGCTGAGCCGCGCCAGCATCAAACGATTCGTTGATCAGAAGGCTTGGCAACGGCTAACTCGCGGAGTGTTCTTGCTCGGCGTTGGCGAACCGCCCTGGCTCGGACTGGCCTGGGCCGGCACCCTGCTCGGCGGCGCACATTCGCGGATTGGGTTTGCCGCCGCCGGCCATTTGTGGGGAATCGTCCCTGAACCACCGAGGACTATCCATGTCTTGGTGCCGCACGCATCGATGCTCAAGCCACGCGGATCATGGGTCTTCCTTCGGGAGCGCTCAGGCGTCCGTGAGCAGCGCAGCCCCGGCTATCCCTCGCGCACCACCATCGAAGACACAGTCCTGGACCTCTGCGCCGATGTCGGGCCAGCTGCTCTGATCGACCTCACTACGGCGGCGATCCAGTCTCAGAAGACCACTGCGTCAAGGCTCCTCGCCTGCGCTGACAATCGCTCGCGACTACCGAATCGGGAACTGCTCATCAACCTACTCGGCGATGTAGCTGCAGGCTCCGAGTCGGCTCTGGAACTCGCATACTTGCGCGATGTCGAGCGTCGCCACCAACTGCCGCCTGCCCAGCGTCAGCACCGCAGCGCGAAGCACCGTGCAGTCAGGGATCTTCGCTACGACGAGTTCGGCGTCTTGATCGAGCTCGACGGACGAACCCATCTACCCAAGAGATTCCGCGACATGCGCAGAGACAACGCGGCGCTGCTCGGCGGCGAGGTGACCCTGCGCTACGGCTGGTCTGACGTCACCGAGCGGCCCTGCGAGGTCGCCTGGCAAGTGGCCGCATTGCTGACTCGCTGCGGCTGGCAGGGCATGCCGGTACGTTGCTCCTGGTGTCGAAATCTGCCGGACTTGTGA
- a CDS encoding DUF3263 domain-containing protein — MVAASNPEHVVSPGMGELSARDADILAFERQWWKFAGAKEQAIRDQFQMSATRYYQLLNNLIDQPAALAHDPLLVKRLRRLRATRQRNRSAKRLGIDLTIDR; from the coding sequence ATGGTCGCAGCCTCCAACCCTGAGCATGTCGTTTCGCCAGGCATGGGCGAGTTGAGTGCCCGCGATGCCGACATCTTGGCCTTCGAGCGCCAGTGGTGGAAGTTTGCCGGCGCCAAGGAGCAGGCCATCCGCGACCAGTTCCAGATGTCGGCCACTCGCTACTACCAGCTGCTGAACAACCTCATCGACCAGCCCGCGGCTCTTGCCCATGACCCGCTGCTGGTCAAGCGTCTGCGCCGCCTGCGTGCCACCCGGCAGCGCAACCGGTCCGCCAAGCGCCTCGGGATCGACCTCACGATCGACCGCTGA
- a CDS encoding Gfo/Idh/MocA family protein: MSRHDARIRWGILSTGHIASVLTRDLALLPDEAEVVAVGSRSLDKAQRFAAEHQIPRAYGSYAELAADPEVDVIYVASTHNDHLGSARLCLEAGKAVLVEKPLTVSATETEELIELAGEQGLFLMEALWSRTNPLLRQAAQIVQSGELGAIRHVNASFGFAFRGDESHRLLDPDQAGGAIFDLGVYPVHGVNLFLGEPSELYGFGTLAPTGVEAHAAALLTFAATESRPPATASIACSLEADLPFRLEVLCTDGSLRFDNFLLPSELTLTRGIGPDANKETLVTQWPGGGYTFEIGEVNRCLRAGELESPLVPWRDTLAVARTLDRWLLSIFPPLDPELVD, from the coding sequence GTGAGCAGACATGACGCCCGTATCCGCTGGGGCATCCTCAGCACTGGCCATATCGCCTCGGTCCTCACCCGAGATCTCGCGCTCCTCCCCGATGAGGCCGAGGTCGTCGCAGTAGGCAGCCGCAGCCTCGACAAGGCGCAGCGGTTCGCAGCCGAACATCAGATCCCTCGCGCCTACGGTTCGTACGCCGAGTTGGCTGCCGACCCCGAGGTCGATGTGATCTATGTGGCCTCGACCCACAACGACCATCTCGGGTCTGCCCGGCTGTGTCTGGAGGCCGGCAAGGCCGTGCTGGTCGAGAAGCCTCTCACCGTGAGCGCAACTGAGACCGAGGAACTCATCGAGTTGGCTGGCGAGCAGGGTCTCTTCTTGATGGAAGCCCTCTGGAGTCGGACCAATCCCCTGCTCCGGCAAGCAGCCCAGATCGTCCAGTCCGGTGAACTCGGCGCGATCCGGCATGTGAACGCGTCCTTCGGCTTCGCCTTCCGCGGTGACGAATCCCACCGACTACTCGACCCCGATCAAGCCGGCGGCGCCATTTTCGATCTGGGCGTCTACCCGGTGCATGGCGTCAATCTGTTCCTGGGCGAGCCAAGTGAGCTGTACGGCTTCGGCACCCTTGCCCCGACCGGTGTCGAAGCACATGCGGCGGCGCTGCTGACCTTCGCGGCCACCGAGTCGCGTCCGCCCGCAACCGCCAGCATCGCGTGCAGTCTGGAAGCCGACCTCCCCTTCCGGCTCGAGGTCCTCTGCACAGACGGCTCGCTCCGGTTCGACAACTTCCTGCTGCCCTCGGAGCTGACTTTGACCCGAGGCATCGGGCCTGACGCGAACAAGGAGACCTTGGTCACCCAGTGGCCGGGTGGCGGCTACACCTTCGAGATCGGGGAGGTGAACCGCTGCCTGCGCGCCGGCGAGTTGGAATCACCGCTGGTGCCGTGGCGTGACACCCTTGCCGTCGCCCGGACACTCGACCGCTGGCTGCTGTCGATCTTCCCGCCACTCGACCCGGAGTTGGTCGACTGA
- the cutA gene encoding divalent-cation tolerance protein CutA: MSDDASDATVCEVIITANDEGWLVDFTRSLVTDRLAACGHHQPIRAVYRWQGAIQEERETRVALHTRRSLVDQIIDRAREAHPYDVPCVLTLPVLDGNPAYLEWVLAETDG, from the coding sequence ATGAGCGACGATGCCTCTGACGCGACCGTCTGTGAAGTGATCATCACCGCCAATGACGAGGGCTGGTTGGTCGATTTCACCCGCTCCTTGGTGACCGACCGACTGGCCGCGTGCGGACATCATCAGCCGATCCGCGCGGTGTATCGGTGGCAGGGCGCGATCCAGGAGGAGCGCGAGACCCGCGTCGCGTTGCACACCAGGAGGTCGTTGGTCGACCAGATCATCGATCGGGCTCGCGAGGCACATCCGTACGACGTGCCATGCGTGCTGACACTGCCGGTCCTCGATGGCAACCCGGCCTATCTGGAATGGGTGCTCGCCGAGACCGACGGCTGA